The following nucleotide sequence is from Paraburkholderia flava.
AATGTTCCTGCGCGACAACCATCACGACAGCGATTTCTCCGCGTTCATGAGCGTGTGGTTTTTCGAAGAGCAGAAGCATTCGCTGGTGCTGATGGAATATCTGCGCCGCTTCAAGCCGGAACTCGTGCCGACCGAAGAAGAGCTGCACGCGGTGCGCTTCGAATTCGATCCGGCGCCGCCGCTCGAAACGCTGATGCTCCACTTCTGCGGTGAAATCCGCCTGAACCACTGGTATCGCCGTGCGGCAGAATGGCACACCGAGCCGGTCATCAAACAGATCTACGAAACCATCTCGCGTGACGAAGCGCGTCACGGCGGCGCGTATCTGCGCTATATGAAGAAGGCGCTCGTCAATTGCGGCGACGTTGCACGTGCGGCGTTCGCGAAGATCGGCGTGCTGATGGCATCCGCGCGCCGCACCGAAAAGCCGCTGCACCCGACCAACCTGCACGTGAACCAGGCGCTGTTCCCGCGCGACACGATTCAGTCGCGTCTGCCGGATCCCGAGTGGCTCGAGCGCTGGCTCGACGAACAGATCCGTTTCGACGACGGCTGGGAAAAGAAGGTGATCGAGCGCATTCTGCACAACCTGTCGATCCTGTTCGAGCGCACGTTCAGCACCGCGCAGGAACTGAACCGCTATCGCAAGGAAGTGGTGCAGCGTCTGCAGGCGGAGCAGGGCACGGCGCAGCAGCCGGCCTGAGCGCCACCTCACTTCGCCGCGCTCCCGCTACGCAACCGAAAGCAAAACGGCCCGACAGGCGTATAACCTGCCGGGCCGTTTTTTTATCTCGATAATCTTCGCTGTTCAATCGATTTGCCCGATCCCATGTCCGTCCATTTCGAACGCAAGCTCACGACCCGCGACGCGCTCGCGCAACGCCGTCCGTCGCTGACGGGGCCGGTGGTGTTCACCAACGGCGTCTTCGACATCCTGCATCGCGGGCACGTCACGTACCTCGCGGATGCGAAGGCGCTCGGCGCGTGTCTGATCGTCGGCGTGAACAGCGATGCGTCGGTGCGGATGCTCGGCAAGGGCGACGACCGGCCGATCAACACCGACGCCGACCGCATGGCGCTGCTCGCGGCGCTGGAGAGTGTCGACTGGGTGGTGCGTTTCGACGAGAAGACTCCCGTCGAACTGATCGAAGCACTGCGTCCGGACGTGCTCGTGAAAGGTGGCGACTACGACATGGATGCGCTGCCGGAATCGGCGCTGGTGCGTAGCTGGGGCGGTCGCGCGCTGGCGATTCCGTTCGAGCACGATCGCTCGACGACTGCGCTTTTGAAGAAGGTTCGGGCGCAGAACTAACGCGCCGCGATCGTCCTACTGCGCCAGCGCCGACGCAGCAATCGCCGGTTCGGGCGCCGGCCCACCTACCACTGCCTGATCTGCGGCATCCGCCGCCGACAGCGGACGCACCTGCAGCGTCTCCGGACGGATCTGCCGGTTCAGATGATTCGGCTCGCGTGCGCCGGCTGACGGCAGCGGTCCGAAGACGCCGCGCATCGCGACGAACGCGAGCATGTTGGCGAGAAACAGAATGGCGATCAGCCAGCGCAGCATGGTCGAGGTCTCCGTCGAGGGGATGAGGCTGCGTTCATTGTGAATGTGCGTGGCTGTCGGCGGCGATCAACGCGAGTCCCGACAGCACGAGCGTGTCGTGTCGCGTGTACGGCACCTGCAACGCACGGGCGACTTCATCGGCCGCGCCGCCACCGACCACCAGCCGCACCGGCACCTGCCACGCCGCCTGCAGGTCGCGCCAGTTTCGTTCGATCAGTCCAGCTTGCGCGAGCATGCAACCCGCCGACAGCGAACGTGGCGTATCGACCGCAAAAGCAGTCGCAGTAGCAGTCGCAGCGGAGCCGAGCAACCCACGCGCCGCATGCGCATCGAGCGTCGGCAACTGCGCGGTGTGTTCGCCGAGCGAGCGCATCATCAGCGTCCAGCCCGGCGCAATCAGACCGCCCGTGAACGTGCCGTCTGCGCGCAGCGCTTCGAGCGTCGTCGCGGTGCCGAACGTCGCGATCAGCAGAGGCTCGCCGGGGAAGGCCGCATGCGCGCCGATCAGACCGGCCCAGCGATCGCTGCCGAGCGCGGACGGCGTCGTGTATGAATTGGTCACGCCGCATTGGCGGTCAGTCGCGCGGATCGTCGTGCGCGGCAGGCCCGGCCAGCGTGCGTCGAGCAGCGCGTCGATGTGTCGCGCGACCGTCTCGCCCGCGACGTTCGATATCCATGCGCCGATCGGTGTCGGTAGCGTCGACCAGTCGGCAGGAGAAGCGACAGAAGCAGAAGAATGCGCAAACGCGCCGCTATGCGTCTGCGTCCCATCAGCCTGCGCAAGCGCCCATTTCACCCGACTGTTGCCCGCATCGATCAGCAGGAACGGCGCGCCGCTCATGCAGCACCTGCGAGCCGCAACGACACATCGCCGGTCGCAATCGTCTCGCGACCGCTCGCCGTATCGAGCAACAACTGGCCGCTTTCGTCGACACCGGCTGCGATGCCACGCGCCACTTCCACCCCTTGTTCGATCAGCACCACATCGCGCCCTGCGTACGCGTGGCAGCCGTTCCAGCGCTGCCGGAACGGCGCGAAGCCTTCGGCGCCAAAACGCTGCAGCGCGGGTTCGAGCGCGTTCAGTTCGGCCGCGAGCGTATCGGTGAGATTGGCTGTGGGCAGCGCGCGCGACAACGCCGTTGGCGCTGCTCCGCGAGCCTGCGCGGGCACGTTGGCCTGCTGCGCGCCGATCTTTTCGGCGAGCGCATCGGCGCCCTTCACGTTGGTGCCGATACCGATCACCACGGCGCTCGCGTCGGCGGTACTCCACGCGGTTTCGATCAGGATGCCGGCCAGCTTGTCGCCTTCGAACAGCACGTCGTTCGGCCACTTCAGCGCGATCTGGCCGGGCCCGGAGCCGGTGAGCGGCAGCGAGCGCAGCCCGTCGACGAGCGCGACACCGACCGCGAGGCTCAGGCCCGCCAGCCCTTCGAGCGGTCGCGGCAGCACGCACGCGACCGAAAACAGCAGCGCATTGCCGGGCTCGGCATACCACGGACGGCCGCGTCGTCCGCGGCCCGCGGTCTGCAGGTACGCGACGCGCACGATCGGCCGTGCGAGCGCGCCGGCCTTGCGCGGCAGCGCCTTGACGCGGGCCATCAGGTCGGCGTTGGTCGAGCCGGTCTCTTCGACGATTTCGATCGGCCAGTCCTGCGCATGCGCGCCGAACAGCGCGACAGCGCGGGCCCGGTCGATGCGCCAGTCGTCGGCGGGGGCGGCGCCGGTGGAGGTGCGAGGGTCGTTCATGGGGGCTATTGTAGCGACAGGGGTAGCGGCAAGGGGCGACGACCGGCGATGCGGGTGCACGAGCACGGTTCCGACACCCATGGTTCGTTACAATGGCCGCTCACGCATAACCCGATCTCCGCGCGCCTTGAACTTCGACACTCCGCCCGGCCTCGACATCTCCGCGGGCAACCAGGGCAAGATCGTCCGGCTCTCCGGCCAGTGGACGGCGCTCGCACTCGCGCGCGACCGTCAGCAGGGCCGCGTGATGCCGCGCCTGCGCGCGCTCGTCGGTGCCAAAGAGCGGGTCACGCAATGGGATCTGTCGCGGGTCGAGCGGCTCGATCACGTCGGCGGCCAGGCGCTGTGGCGCGTGTGGGGCCATCAGCTGCCGGCCGAACTCGCCGCGCTGAACGACACGCAGCGCGACATCTTCGAGCGCATCGCGCTACTCGACGCAGGCCGCGAGCCGGCCGACGCCGTCCCGCACGTCGATCCATTCACGCGCCTCGGCCTGTCGATCTTCGCGTTCTTCGATCACCTGTACGCCGGCATCGCGATGTTCGGCCGCGTGATCCTCGATCTGCTGTCGATCGCGCGCAATCCAAAGCTCACGCCGTGGACCGAGATTTCCGCGAACGTCTACAACGCAGGCACCCAGGCACTGCCGATCACCGCGCTCGTCGCGTTCCTGATCGGCATCGTGCTGAGCTATCTGTCCGCGCAGCAGTTGCGGCTGTTCGGCGCGAACCAGTACATCGTGAACATTCTCGGGCTGTCGGTGATCCGCGAACTCGGGCCGGTGCTGTCGGCGATTCTCGTCGCGGGGCGTTCGGGCTCGGCGATCACCGCGCAGATCGGCGTGATGCGCGTCACCGAAGAACTCGACGCGATGCGCGTGATGGGCATCCCGCACGGGCTGCGGCTGATCCTGCCGCGCGTCGTCGCGCTCGGCGTCGCGATGCCGCTGCTCGTGATGTGGACCAACATCATCGCGCTCGCGGGCGGCGCGCTCGCGGCGAAGATCGTACTCGGCATCGACCTGTCGTATTTCGCGCGTGCGCTGCCGGGCGTGGTCCCGGTCGCGAATCTGTGGATCGGGCTCGGCAAGGGCGTCGCGTTCGGCATGCTGATCGCGATCGTCGGCTGCCATTTCGGTTTCCGGATCAAGGCGAATTCGCAGAGCCTCGGCGAGGGCACGACGACGTCGGTGGTGACATCGATTACCGTCGTGATTCTCGCGGACGCCGTGTTCGCGATCCTGTTCCAGAACGTGGGGCTCGGATGATCGCGCCGCTCACTACCGCCGTGCGCGGCCAGCCGCTGCCCGAGATCGCCGAACCGGTGATCGAGGTACACGACATCACGAAGCGCTACGGGCGCAACATCGTCCATCAGCACCTGAACCTCGAGGTGCGGCGCGGCGAGATCGTGTCGATCGTCGGCGGCTCGGGGTCGGGCAAGACGACGCTGGTGCGGCAGATCCTCGGGCTCGAGCGGCCGTCGTCGGGCACGATCCGCGTACTCGGCGAAGACTGGTCGACGATGGACGAGGACACCGCGCACCTGATGCGCAGCCGCTCCGGCATGCTGTTCCAGCACGGCGCGCTGTTCTCGTCGCTGTCGGTGTTCGACAACGTCGCGCAGCCGTTGCGCGAGCTCGGCAAGATCCCCGACGACCTGCTGCGCGACATCGTGATGCTCAAGCTGGAGATGGTCGGATTGCCGTGCAAGAACGCGTCGAAGATGCCGGCCGCGCTGTCGGGCGGGATGATCAAGCGGGTCGGCATCGCGCGCGCCATTGCGCTGGAACCCGAGCTGCTGTTTCTCGACGAACCGACCGCCGGGCTCGATCCGCAGGCATCGGACGAATTCGTCGAGCTGATCGGCACGCTGCATCGCGCGCTCGGTCTGACGGTGGTGATGGTGACGCACGATCTCGATACGATGGTCGCGCTGTCGACCCGCGTCGCGGTGCTCGCCGATCGCAAGGTGCTCGTCGCCGCGCCGGTCGAGGAAGCGGCGAACGTCGATCACCCTTTTATCCGCGAATATTTTCTGGGGCTGCGCGGTCGTCGCGCGCTGCAGGCGTTGCCGCCCGAGCGTCGCGCGAAGTTGCCGGCCGTCGCGCTCGAACCGGCTTCATCCGAATTGCCGCTGTAAAACAGGAGTTGTCGCTGTGAACCAGGGAACCTGACCATGGAAAATAAATCGCATGCCTTCTGGGCCGGTCTCTTTACGGTAGGCCTGCTGGTCGCGATCGCGCTGGCGGCGTTCCTGTTCAACGTCGACCGTTCGGTGCGCGTGCCGTACGACCTGATCGCGCGCACCAACGTGACGGGGCTCTACACCGATGCCGCCGTGCGTTATCGCGGGCTCGACGTCGGCAAGGTGCAGTCGATCCATTTCGATCGCTCGCACCCGGGGCAGATCGTGATCCGGATCATGGTCGACACCCACGCGCCGATCACGCGTTCGACGTTCGGTAGTCTCGGCTTCCAGGGCGTGACGGGGATCGCGTTCATCCAGCTCGACGACACGGGCCACGATCCGGAGCCGCTGCCTTCGTCGCTGAAGAGCGTCGCGCAGCTGCCGATGCATCCGGGTCTGCTCGATCAGTTGCAGGAGCGCGGCGACGTGCTGCTGCGGCAACTGGAGAAAGTGGCCGGCGACGTCGACGCGCTGCTCTCCGACGACATGAGAAAGCAACTGTTCGCGACGGCGGCGAGCCTGCAACACGCAGCCGATGGCGTGACGACGCTGTCGCAGCAGATGGGCCCGACGGTCGGCAAGCTGCCCGCGACGCTGAACCAGCTGGACAGCACGCTCGCATCGACCAACCAGTTGATCACGAGCCTGAACCGGCCCGATGGCCCGTTCGAGATGAATCTGAACAAGGTCGGCACGGCGGCGCAGCAGGCGGGCGTCGCGCTGGGCGCGATGGACTCGACGCTGCAGGAGCTGTCGGCGCGCGTGAGCTACGACACGCTGCCGCGCGTCAATGCGTTGTCCGAGGACGTGCGGTCGGCGGCGCGCTCGGTAGACAAGGCCGCCGACTCGTTCAGCAGCAACCCGCGCAGCGTGCTGTTCGGCGCGCCGCGCTCGGCGCCTGGCCCCGGCGAACCCGGGTTCGCGTGGCCCGGCGCCGCGACGAAATGATTTCATAGGATCTTTGCGATGCCACGCATCTTTTATCGTTCGTTCAAGTCAGGTGGTTTTCTCGCTGTCGTGCTGACCGCAGCGTTGCTCACGGGCTGCGGAACGCCCGCCGCGATCTCCGATTTCCGCTACGACCTCGGCCCCGGTCCGGCATTGCCGCCGGCATCGGTCGCGTCGTTGCCGACCGTCAAGGTGCTCGACGTCGGCGCACCCGAGACGCTCGATTCGGACCGCCTTGTCTATCGCCTCGGTTACGCGGACAAGCAGCGGCTCGCGTCGTATGCGAACAGCCACTGGACGATGGCACCCGCGCAACTGCTCACGCAACGCCTGCGCAGCGCGCTGTCGTCGCGCGGTACGGTGCTCACCGGTGCGGACGGCGTACGTGCGCCGGTGCTGAAGGTCGACCTCCAGGAGTTCGAGCAGGTGTTCGACGGTCAGTCGGAGAGTCACGGTGCGGTCACCGCGCGTGCGACGCTGATCCAGAGCGGCAAGGTGATCGGCCAGCATACGTTCGTCGCGCGCGCGCCGGCGAGTTCGCCGGACGCAGCGGGCGGCGCGGCGGCGCTCGCCGCCGCGAGCAACGATCTGATCGGACAGGTCGTCGCGTGGCTCGGTGTGCAGCCGCTGGTCGCGTCGCAGTGACATGCAGCGCGATGAGTGCGCTGTTGTCGTGAGCGTCTGGCGATGACGCGCGTGCCGTATCGTCCGCAGAGCGCGCGATGAGCGACAAGCCCTGGCAGCGCCGTCCGTCGGCGCTCGCTCGACAGGCGCTGTGGCTGTACGCGGCGCTGATCGTCTATGGATCGTGGTATCCGTTCTCCGGCTGGCGCTCGCTCGGCCTCGGTCCGTTCGACTACCTGAACGACCCGCTCCCGCAATACCTGACCGCCTTCGACGTCGTCACGAACGTGCTCGGCTACATGCCGTTCGGCGCGCTGTGCGTGCTGGCGGTGTATCCGCGTCGACGCGGCGCGTCGGCGATTGCGATCGCGTTCGTGCTGGGTGCGTTGCTGTCGTCGGTGATGGAGGCGGTGCAGACCTATCTGCCGACGCGTGTCGCGTCGAATCTCGATCTCTCCGCGAATGCGCTCGGCGCGTTGCTCGGCGCCGCGCTGATGTCGCCCGCGACCGGCGCGCTGCTCGATCGCGGCGCGTTGCGTCGGCTGCGCTTTCTGTGGCTCGAACGCGATGCGGCGGCGCTCGTCGGGCTCACCGCGCTGTGGCCGTTCGCGACGATGTTTCCCGCGCCGTTGCTGTTCGGTCTCGGCGACTGGCCGCGCACGCTGTGGCTGCGTTTCGATTCGACGATGCAGGACGCGCTGCTCGCCTGGGCGCCCGTGACATGGCACGTCGCGTCGTGGCCCGCCGCGCTCGGCGCCGCGTTGCCCGACGACGCGTGGGAAGCCATCGTCACCGCGCTGAACCTGTTCGCCGCGTGCGCGCTCGCGTCGCTGCCGATCCGTCCGCGCGCGCCGCGTATCCGGCTGCTGCTCGCGCTCGTCGTGCTGACGCTGTTCGTGAAGGCCGGCGCGACGTTCCTGCAGTCGCAATCCGGTCTCGCATTCGACTGGGCGACGCCTGGCGCACTCGCGGGTCTCGCGATCGGTACGGTCGTGGGGCTGTGTTCGCTCGTGCTGCCGGCCGCATGGCGCGCGACGCTCGCGGCGGCTGCGCTCGCGGTGTCGCTGGTGTGCGTAAATCTGCTGCCGGTGAATCCGTACTTCGACGTCGTGCTCGCCGACTGGCGCCAGGGTCGCTATCTGCATTTCAACGGACTCGCGCGCTGGCTCGCGTGGACGTGGCCGTATGCGATGCTGGTGTGGCTCGCGTTCTCGGCCGAGCGTGCGTGGCTCACGCGGCAGCGCGCCGCGCGTTGAACATGTTGGACATGCAGCCGCAACGCTGCGGCTGTCCGGCGCGCTCGTTATAATCGACTGGACAATCGAACGGCGCAGAGCGCAGACGATCGCAAGCCTTCCGCAAGCACGCTTCGGGAGCGACGACCGTACCGCGACACGTTGCCGCGCCATCCCCCACACTGACTCCGGCGTTCGCGCCCGCCCATCATGGATTCGTTCTTCAAGTATCACGTGTTCTTCTGCCTGAACCAGCGCGATCCCGGTGCCGAGCGGCCGAGTTGCGCGAACTGCAATTCGCAGGCGATGCAGGAGTACGCGAAAAAACGCGTGAAGCAACTCGGTCTCGCGGGGCTGGGCCAGGTGCGCATCAACAAGTCGGGGTGCCTCGACCGTTGCGAGGAAGGGCCGACGATCGTCGTGTATCCGGAGGGCACGTGGTACACGTACGTCGACGAAAGCGACATCGACGAGATCGTCGACTCGCATCTTGCGAACGGCAAGATCGTCGAACGGCTGTTGATTGATCGCTGACCGATTATTAGAGACCGCATGAACGTTCACACGCAGAAATTCCTGATCGACGGGCCGGTCGGCAAGATCGAGGTCGCACTCGATCTGCCCGACGCGGTTCGCGACAACGACAACGCCGCCGCGCCGCGCGGCATCGCGCTCGTTGCGCATCCGCATCCGCTGTTCGGCGGTTCGATGGACAACAAGGTCGCGCAGACGCTTGCACGCACGCTGGTGCAGCTCGGCTACGTCACGTACCGGTCGAATTTTCGCGGCGTCGGCGAGACGCAGGGCGAACACGACGCCGGCCACGGCGAACGTGACGATCTGCTCGCGCTGCTCGACTACATGCGCGCGCAGCCGGGCCAGGCCGAGTTGCCGCTCGTACTCGCGGGCTTTTCGTTCGGCACGTTCGTCGTGTCGCACGTCGCGAAGCAGTTGCTCGACGCGGGCAAGTCAATCGAAAGAATCGTGATGGTCGGCACGGCGGCGAGCCGTTGGGACGTCGTGCCCGTGCCGGAAAACACACTCGTGATTCACGGCGAGAACGACGATACGGTGCCCGTACAATCGGTGTTCGACTGGGCACGGCCGCAGGAACTGCCGGTCATCGTGATCCCCGGCGCCGAACACTTTCTGCATCGCAAGCTGCACATCCTCAAGCGCATCATCGTCGACGCCTGGCGCTGATTCCTGCCTGTCCGCACGACGTGTCGCGCGACTTTTACGCGACACGTACGCGCTTTTCTCGCGATCGGCGAAAAGCGGCCTGCACGCGACGCGTATAATGAGCGCTCTTTTTTGGGGCGCAGCGCCGCCCGTCCGATCGATTGCGTCGCGCCAGGTCATCGTGCGTCGTGCGTAACATCGGGCACCCGGCGCGTGCGCGAACCGATCGCGTGGCCGCAAGTCCAATGAGCGCTGTACCGCGCGCTGTACTATTTTCGCGGCGAGGCGCTCGCCGGCCGGCTCTTCCCATTCATGCACCGCGTGTACGTCCGTGTGCACGACGCACTTTTCTGCCCGAATCGATCCTATGCGTTTTTCCACTGCTGGTTTCCCGTCACTCTCCTCCTCATCCGTTAGCCGCGTAGTGACGCTCGGCGTGCTGGTTCCGGCGCTGCTCGTTACGAGCACGGCGTTCGCGGCGAAGACCACCTCGGCTGCAAAAGCTGCCGAAGCCAAGGTCGCTGCGGTTCCTGCGGCACCCGTCACGACCACAGGTGGCCAGTTGCCGCCGCCGGCGGTGAACGCGCGTTCGTGGGTGCTCGTCGATGCGACCAGCAACCAGATCCTCGCGTCGGGCAATCCCGACGAACGCGTCGAGCCCGCATCGCTGACCAAGCTGATGACGGCGTACCTCGTGTTCGAAGCACTGCAGACGAAAAAGATCACGATGGACCAGACCGTGATGCCGAGCGACGCGGTGCGCCGTGTACGCAACGACGAGTCGCGGATGTTCATCGAAGCGAACAAGCCGGTGACCGTGCACGACCTCGTGTACGGGATGATCGTGCAGTCGGGTAACGATGCAGCGATCGCGCTGGCGGAGCTCGTTGGCGGCAGCGAATCGCAGTTCGTCACGATGATGAACACGGAAGCGCAGCGTCTCGGCATGAAGGGTACGCATTTCGCGGACGTGAACGGCATGCCCGATCCGCAGCACTACACGACGGCCGGCGATCTCGCGCGGCTGTCCACGCGGCTGATCCGCGACTTCCCCGACTACTACAGCATCTTCTCGGTGAAGGAGTTCACGTATAACAAGATCAAGCAGCCGAACCGCAATCGTCTGCTGTGGCTCGATCCGACCGTCGACGGTCTGAAGACCGGCCACACGCAGGCCGCCGGCTACTGCCTGATCGCGACCGCGAAGCGTTCGCTGCCGGGTACGCCCGATGCGTCGCGCCGTCTCGTCACCGTGATGATGGGCGAGGAGAAGGAACACGACCGCGTGCAGGACAGCCTGAAGATGCTGAACTACGGCTACAGCGCGTACGACACGGTGCGTCTGTACAAGGCCGGTCAGACGATCGACACGCCGCGCGTCTACAAGGGTGCGCAAGACACGGTGAAGGTCGGCGTGAAGAGCGACCAGTTCATCACGCTGCCGAAGGGCGCGAGCGACAAGGCGAAGCCGCAGGTCACGCTGAACACGCCGCTGATCGCGCCGCTCGCGGATGGTCAGACGGTCGGTAGCGTGCAGCTCGTCGCCGATGGCAAGACGCTCGCGGAATTCCCGGTCGTCGCGTTGCAGGCGGTGCCGCAGGCGGGCGTCGTGGGCCGCGTGTGGGATTCGCTGATGCTGATGTTCAACAAGAAGAAGTAAGTCATGCTGTCCGGCGCCGCGCGTGGTGGTTTCACGCGCGGCGTCGTGCATTCAGGGAGCGAGGGATGACCCCCGAGAACGAATCACTTATCGAATACCCGTGCGACTTTCCGATCAAGGTAATGGGCAAGTCGCATCCCGATTTCACCGACACGATCGTGACGGTGATCCGTCAGTTCGACGGTGACTTCGATCCGACCGGAATCGAAACGCGGCCGTCGAGCGGCGGCAACTACACCGGCCTTACGGTGACCGTGCGCGTGCTGAACCGCGAGCATCTGGACAGCATCTATCTCGCGCTCACCGGGCACCCGATGGTGAAGATCGTTCTCTGAACGTCGAAGGTTACCGATCCTACTCGCGGGGCGCGCTCAGCGTCCCGCCTGCAGCGCGCCTTTCGAGATGCGCGTCGCGGTGATCGTCGGGCCTTCCGCGCAGGCCCGTTCGAACAGCAGCCGGAACCGCCCGACCTCGTCGAATACCCACTGACGAAACGCCTGCACCCGCTCGGTGTGCAACGTCTGCTGCGGACACAGAAAGTAGTACTGCCACGGGCTCGGCCCATCGATATCGAACAGCCGCACCAGCCGGCCCGCCGCGATCTCGTGCATCGCGAGCGAGCGCCGCGTGAGCGCGACGCCCTGGCCGTCGATCGCTGCCTGCAGCAGGTTCGACGAATCCTGATACAGCACGCCGCGCTTCGGCTCCGGCCACGCGTTCAATCCCGCCGCATCGAACCACGGACGCCATAGCTCGTCGTCCGAGCGCAGCAATGGCACGTTCGCGAGATCGGCGGGCGTTTTCGGCAGCTTGCCGCCGTTGAAGTTCGGTGAGCACGCGGGAAAGAAAATCTCCTCCAGCAGCAGCTCCGCATGCAGGCCCGGGTATTTGCCATAGCCGAAGCGGATCGCGATATCGATGTCGTCGCGCGCGAAATCGGCGAGCGCGTTGGTGGACAGCAGTTCGAGATCCCACTGCGGATTCGCCTCGATGAAGCTGCCGATGCGCGGCGTCACCCAGCGCGCGGCGAACGACGACAGCATCGATACGACGAGCCGCCGTTCGCGATCGCCGGCGCGAATGGCCTGAGTGGCTTCGGCGAGCGTTTCGAGCGCGGCGCGCACCTGGCCCGCGTAGCGACGACCGATGTCGGTGAGCCGCACGCGCTTGCCGTCGCGCGCGAACAGCGCGACGCCGAGTTCGGCTTCGAGCGCGCGGATCTGATGGCTGACCGCGCCGTGGGTGACGAAAAGTTCGTCGGCGGCACGCGAGAAGCTCTCGTGACGGGCGGCGGCCTCGAACGCCTTGATCGCGTTCAGTGCGGGGAGTTGTCGCAGATCCATCGCAATTTGGCTCACATAGACGTGAAAATTGATCGTTTGGCGTAAACCCTTGATGCGCCTACGATTGTAAGCGTCAAACAAGCATTAGCGGAGGCGGTCATGCGAGAAATTTCTTCTAGTATCACGTTCGAAATCCGGCCGGGTGAAACGGTGCCGATGAGGGTCGAGCGCAGCACGCGGCTCGCGGTGACATGCAACCCGATCTGGGTCACGCGCAGCGACGATACGCGGGACTACTGGCTCGAACCGGGTCATACGCTGCATCTGCGGCGCGGTGAGCGGCTGTGGCTGAGCGCCGAAGGCGGTCCGACGGCGCGGGTCGCGTTCGCGGTGCCCGCACGGGCGGATCAGAAGGTTCTCAACTGGCTCGGACGGATGGGCGAGCGCTTCGGTCTGCATTTCAAGGACGGCTGGCGCGCGGTTTGAGTCCGATGAAATGCGCGGTGGTCCGCATCGACCACCGCGACGGTCGGCCGGCGAGGCGCGACGGTTTTCGGTAAACTGCCGGAACTATGTGCGCTTCGCCGGTTTCTTCTTCTCCTTCGCCGTCCTCTCCGATTCCCGCCGAGGTCGTGCCCGTCACGGCCGTCGCGGCCCGTCCGCCGCACGTCGAGTTGCGCTGGCGCGGCGTCGAGTCGTATGAAACCAGCTTCGACGCAATGCGCGCGTTCACCGACGCCCGCACCGCCGATACCTCCGACGAAATCTGGCTCGTCGAACATCCCCCCGTCTTCACGCTCGGCCAGGCCGGCGATCCTGCTCATCTGCTCGCGGCCGACAGCGGCATTCCTCTGGTGAAAGTGGACCGCGGCGGACAGATCACGTATCACGGGCCGGGGCAGGTTGTCGCCTATCTGCTGCTCGATCTGCGACGTCGCAAGTTGATGGTGCGCGAACTCGTCACGCGGATCGAACAGGGTGTGATCGATACCCTCGCGGCGTATAATCTCGCCGGAGAACGCAAGGCGGGCGCCCCCGGAATCTACGTGGCGCCAGGTCCGCAAGCGGGACCGCACGCAGGTGCGAAGATCGCGGCGCTCGGGTTGAAGATCCGCAACGGCTGCAGCTATCACGGCGTCAGCCTGAACGTGAACATGGACCTGCAGCCGTTTCTGGCCATCAATCCGTGCGGTTACGCCGGACTCGAAACAATCGATATGGCGACGCTCGGCGTCGCCGCCGGCTGGAACGACGTAGCCGGTACGCTGGCTGCCCAACTCACCGCAAACATCGACGGCAAATCCGCGGCCTCCGCAGCCGTTACCCAACCGCAGGCCGGCGTCGTTGCCGCCTGACTGGATCGAACGAATGACTGACGTT
It contains:
- a CDS encoding ferritin-like domain-containing protein: MNTMLYPELYRSLESVRWDMEKDIPWDKFDASLLTDEQAATIKMNAITEWSALPATEMFLRDNHHDSDFSAFMSVWFFEEQKHSLVLMEYLRRFKPELVPTEEELHAVRFEFDPAPPLETLMLHFCGEIRLNHWYRRAAEWHTEPVIKQIYETISRDEARHGGAYLRYMKKALVNCGDVARAAFAKIGVLMASARRTEKPLHPTNLHVNQALFPRDTIQSRLPDPEWLERWLDEQIRFDDGWEKKVIERILHNLSILFERTFSTAQELNRYRKEVVQRLQAEQGTAQQPA
- a CDS encoding ABC transporter ATP-binding protein, with the protein product MIAPLTTAVRGQPLPEIAEPVIEVHDITKRYGRNIVHQHLNLEVRRGEIVSIVGGSGSGKTTLVRQILGLERPSSGTIRVLGEDWSTMDEDTAHLMRSRSGMLFQHGALFSSLSVFDNVAQPLRELGKIPDDLLRDIVMLKLEMVGLPCKNASKMPAALSGGMIKRVGIARAIALEPELLFLDEPTAGLDPQASDEFVELIGTLHRALGLTVVMVTHDLDTMVALSTRVAVLADRKVLVAAPVEEAANVDHPFIREYFLGLRGRRALQALPPERRAKLPAVALEPASSELPL
- a CDS encoding MlaE family ABC transporter permease, whose amino-acid sequence is MNFDTPPGLDISAGNQGKIVRLSGQWTALALARDRQQGRVMPRLRALVGAKERVTQWDLSRVERLDHVGGQALWRVWGHQLPAELAALNDTQRDIFERIALLDAGREPADAVPHVDPFTRLGLSIFAFFDHLYAGIAMFGRVILDLLSIARNPKLTPWTEISANVYNAGTQALPITALVAFLIGIVLSYLSAQQLRLFGANQYIVNILGLSVIRELGPVLSAILVAGRSGSAITAQIGVMRVTEELDAMRVMGIPHGLRLILPRVVALGVAMPLLVMWTNIIALAGGALAAKIVLGIDLSYFARALPGVVPVANLWIGLGKGVAFGMLIAIVGCHFGFRIKANSQSLGEGTTTSVVTSITVVILADAVFAILFQNVGLG
- the rfaE2 gene encoding D-glycero-beta-D-manno-heptose 1-phosphate adenylyltransferase, with the translated sequence MSVHFERKLTTRDALAQRRPSLTGPVVFTNGVFDILHRGHVTYLADAKALGACLIVGVNSDASVRMLGKGDDRPINTDADRMALLAALESVDWVVRFDEKTPVELIEALRPDVLVKGGDYDMDALPESALVRSWGGRALAIPFEHDRSTTALLKKVRAQN
- a CDS encoding type III pantothenate kinase, giving the protein MSGAPFLLIDAGNSRVKWALAQADGTQTHSGAFAHSSASVASPADWSTLPTPIGAWISNVAGETVARHIDALLDARWPGLPRTTIRATDRQCGVTNSYTTPSALGSDRWAGLIGAHAAFPGEPLLIATFGTATTLEALRADGTFTGGLIAPGWTLMMRSLGEHTAQLPTLDAHAARGLLGSAATATATAFAVDTPRSLSAGCMLAQAGLIERNWRDLQAAWQVPVRLVVGGGAADEVARALQVPYTRHDTLVLSGLALIAADSHAHSQ
- a CDS encoding biotin--[acetyl-CoA-carboxylase] ligase encodes the protein MNDPRTSTGAAPADDWRIDRARAVALFGAHAQDWPIEIVEETGSTNADLMARVKALPRKAGALARPIVRVAYLQTAGRGRRGRPWYAEPGNALLFSVACVLPRPLEGLAGLSLAVGVALVDGLRSLPLTGSGPGQIALKWPNDVLFEGDKLAGILIETAWSTADASAVVIGIGTNVKGADALAEKIGAQQANVPAQARGAAPTALSRALPTANLTDTLAAELNALEPALQRFGAEGFAPFRQRWNGCHAYAGRDVVLIEQGVEVARGIAAGVDESGQLLLDTASGRETIATGDVSLRLAGAA